One part of the Thermodesulfovibrio sp. 3462-1 genome encodes these proteins:
- the plsX gene encoding phosphate acyltransferase PlsX: MLKIAVDAMGGDFAPEVNILGAIEAASDSEIEIILVGEENKINEFLKDRKDLKGKISILHVEEQVGMDETVSTAIRRKNTSMKKAIELVKEGNAQAVLSAGNSGAMMALSLLLLGKLPNVDRPAIATVMPSLKGHFILLDAGANVDCKAEHLLQFAYMGNAYHKALFNSTSPKIALLSIGEEATKGNEATKEAFRLLKSSKLNFIGNIEGKDIFFGSADVVVCDGFVGNIVLKVGEGLAEALMKMLKREVTEIITGRLGYMMIKPAIKSFRKKVDYSEYGGALLLGINGTSIICHGRSSAKAIKNAIKVAAEMAKKEIYKTISESLEHMEEINESTNSFNRLLCS; encoded by the coding sequence ATGCTAAAAATTGCTGTTGATGCAATGGGGGGCGATTTTGCCCCTGAAGTAAATATTTTAGGTGCTATAGAAGCAGCTTCAGATAGCGAAATAGAGATTATTCTTGTTGGGGAGGAAAATAAAATAAATGAATTTTTAAAAGATAGGAAAGATTTAAAGGGAAAAATATCTATTTTGCATGTGGAAGAACAGGTTGGGATGGATGAAACTGTCTCAACTGCCATTAGAAGAAAAAATACATCCATGAAAAAAGCTATAGAACTTGTAAAGGAAGGCAATGCTCAAGCTGTTCTTAGTGCGGGTAATTCTGGTGCAATGATGGCTTTAAGCCTTCTTTTACTTGGGAAGCTACCAAATGTTGACAGACCAGCTATTGCCACAGTAATGCCAAGTCTTAAAGGTCATTTTATTCTTCTCGATGCAGGAGCAAATGTTGATTGTAAAGCAGAACATTTACTTCAATTTGCCTACATGGGAAATGCCTATCATAAAGCTCTTTTTAACTCCACTTCTCCCAAAATAGCGCTTCTTAGCATTGGTGAGGAAGCAACAAAAGGAAATGAGGCAACAAAAGAAGCCTTCAGGCTTCTTAAGTCATCAAAGCTCAATTTTATAGGAAATATTGAAGGAAAAGATATATTTTTTGGCTCAGCTGATGTTGTTGTTTGTGATGGTTTTGTAGGTAACATTGTTTTAAAGGTAGGTGAAGGGCTTGCAGAAGCATTGATGAAAATGCTAAAAAGAGAGGTCACAGAGATAATAACTGGAAGGCTTGGATATATGATGATAAAACCAGCTATAAAGAGTTTTCGGAAAAAGGTTGATTACTCAGAGTATGGCGGCGCTCTTTTACTTGGAATTAATGGCACAAGCATAATATGTCATGGAAGATCTTCGGCAAAGGCAATAAAAAATGCAATAAAGGTTGCTGCAGAAATGGCAAAAAAAGAGATTTACAAAACAATCTCAGAAAGTTTAGAGCATATGGAGGAGATTAATGAAAGCACGAATAGTTTCAACAGGCTCTTATGTTCCTGA
- a CDS encoding beta-ketoacyl-ACP synthase III, with product MKARIVSTGSYVPEKVLTNHDLEKMVETSDEWITERTGIKERRIASAEQATSDLAYEASIKALKKANLTAEDIDLIIVATVTPDMLVPSCACILQMKLGATRAVAFDINGACTGFIYALAVAEKFIRTGSSKRALVIGAETLSKFTDWTDRTTCVLLADGAGAVILEPTKKDEGIKIIDIYSDGTMWDFIHMPAGGSKMPVTEDVIKQRLNFIKMRGNETFKVAVKTLEEIVDATLKKAGITSSELALLVPHQANIRIIQAMAKRLELPMEKVMVNINKYGNTSAASIPIALDEAVQNEKIKRGEYVMLAAFGAGLTWGSALIKW from the coding sequence ATGAAAGCACGAATAGTTTCAACAGGCTCTTATGTTCCTGAAAAAGTTTTAACAAACCATGATCTTGAAAAAATGGTAGAAACATCAGATGAATGGATAACTGAAAGAACAGGAATAAAAGAAAGAAGAATAGCATCAGCAGAGCAGGCAACAAGTGATCTTGCCTATGAAGCTTCTATTAAAGCATTAAAAAAAGCAAATTTAACCGCAGAAGACATAGATTTAATTATTGTTGCAACAGTTACACCTGATATGCTTGTTCCATCCTGTGCGTGTATTCTTCAAATGAAGCTTGGAGCAACCCGTGCAGTAGCCTTTGACATAAATGGTGCGTGCACAGGCTTTATTTATGCGCTGGCTGTAGCAGAAAAATTCATAAGAACAGGTTCATCAAAGAGAGCACTTGTCATAGGTGCTGAGACTCTTTCAAAATTTACCGATTGGACTGACAGAACCACTTGTGTTCTTCTGGCTGATGGAGCTGGTGCAGTGATACTTGAACCAACAAAGAAAGATGAAGGAATTAAGATAATAGACATTTATTCAGATGGAACAATGTGGGATTTTATACACATGCCTGCAGGAGGCTCAAAAATGCCTGTCACAGAAGATGTAATTAAACAGAGGCTTAACTTTATAAAAATGAGAGGCAATGAAACATTCAAAGTTGCAGTTAAAACTCTTGAAGAAATTGTTGATGCCACGCTTAAAAAGGCTGGAATTACTTCGTCAGAGCTTGCTTTATTGGTTCCTCATCAGGCAAACATTAGAATTATTCAAGCAATGGCAAAAAGACTTGAACTGCCAATGGAAAAAGTAATGGTAAATATAAATAAATACGGTAATACCTCAGCTGCCTCTATTCCTATTGCACTGGATGAAGCTGTGCAGAATGAAAAAATTAAAAGAGGTGAATATGTTATGCTTGCAGCCTTTGGAGCAGGACTTACATGGGGGTCAGCTTTGATAAAGTGGTAA
- a CDS encoding TVP38/TMEM64 family protein, translated as MVKNKITFKALLRFIALAVLIALSVFLAYKFGIIELFLNEEKLKSFIQSLGPFGVIGFVLLQAFQVVAAPIPGEVTGLLGGYLYGTVGGIVLSTIGLTLGSVVAFILGRTFGRPFVERVVDPTVLSKFDYLLHHKGAFLVFFLFLIPGFPKDYLSYFLGLSSLSVLEFTVIAGVGRLLGTVLLSLGGDYLRHHEYEKFLSLASIAAVVMVIVWLFKEKIERLLRIWHVSRYRKKKKK; from the coding sequence GTGGTAAAAAATAAGATAACTTTTAAAGCACTGCTCAGGTTTATAGCCCTTGCAGTGCTTATTGCTTTATCTGTTTTTTTAGCCTATAAATTTGGAATTATTGAATTATTTCTCAATGAGGAAAAACTTAAAAGTTTTATACAGTCTCTTGGACCCTTTGGGGTGATTGGCTTTGTTCTTTTACAGGCTTTTCAGGTAGTAGCAGCACCAATTCCTGGTGAAGTAACAGGATTACTCGGTGGTTATTTATACGGAACTGTAGGTGGAATAGTCTTATCCACAATCGGACTTACGCTTGGCTCAGTAGTTGCATTCATTCTTGGAAGAACATTTGGAAGACCATTTGTTGAAAGGGTTGTTGATCCAACGGTCCTTAGTAAGTTTGACTATCTGCTACATCATAAGGGTGCATTTTTAGTATTTTTTCTTTTTTTGATTCCTGGATTTCCAAAAGACTATCTGAGCTACTTTTTGGGATTAAGCAGCCTCAGCGTTCTTGAGTTTACAGTAATTGCAGGAGTGGGAAGACTTCTTGGAACAGTTCTTCTTTCTCTTGGTGGAGACTATCTGAGACATCATGAATATGAAAAATTTTTGAGTCTTGCTAGCATAGCAGCGGTTGTAATGGTAATAGTATGGCTATTTAAAGAAAAAATTGAACGCCTTTTAAGGATATGGCATGTAAGCAGATATAGAAAAAAAAAGAAAAAATGA
- a CDS encoding slipin family protein gives MFFETSLLTLIVIIFLTVYILSSAIKILKEYERGVVFRLGRVIPVKGPGLVLIWPVIDKIVKVSLRIVTMDVPAQDVITKDNVSVKVNAVVYFRPIDPVKAVTAVEDFYYATSQIAQTTLRSILGQSELQDLLTNREQINAELQKVIDSQTEPWGIKVTAVEVKNVDLPQEMLRAMARQAEAERERRAKIIHAEGELQAAEKLTEAARIISSEPAALQLRYLQTLKEIASEKNSTILFPLPIDLITPFMELISRGKK, from the coding sequence ATGTTTTTTGAAACTTCACTTTTAACTTTGATTGTAATTATTTTCCTGACAGTTTACATTCTCAGCAGCGCAATCAAGATTCTTAAAGAATATGAAAGAGGAGTTGTATTCAGACTTGGAAGAGTAATTCCTGTTAAAGGACCTGGATTAGTTCTTATATGGCCAGTTATTGACAAAATAGTAAAAGTAAGCCTGAGAATTGTTACAATGGATGTTCCAGCACAGGATGTTATTACAAAGGATAATGTTTCAGTAAAAGTCAATGCAGTTGTTTATTTCAGACCAATTGATCCAGTTAAGGCAGTTACAGCTGTTGAGGACTTTTACTATGCAACAAGTCAGATTGCTCAGACAACCCTTCGTAGTATTCTCGGGCAGAGTGAACTTCAGGATTTGCTTACAAATCGTGAACAGATTAATGCAGAGCTTCAGAAGGTTATTGACTCACAAACAGAACCCTGGGGAATTAAGGTTACTGCAGTGGAGGTTAAAAATGTTGACCTGCCACAGGAAATGTTAAGAGCAATGGCAAGACAGGCAGAAGCTGAAAGAGAGCGTAGGGCAAAAATCATTCATGCAGAAGGAGAGCTTCAAGCTGCTGAAAAACTCACAGAGGCAGCAAGAATTATTTCATCAGAGCCTGCTGCATTGCAACTCAGGTACTTGCAGACTTTGAAAGAGATTGCCTCTGAGAAAAACTCAACAATCCTTTTCCCTCTTCCAATAGATTTAATCACTCCTTTCATGGAGCTTATATCTCGTGGTAAAAAATAA
- a CDS encoding methyl-accepting chemotaxis protein: protein MFKNLTIGKKLTVGFGVLILLLALSSAITLIQLQFIKSDVSDIDERIKKLNYAVGIRRIVVEIINNVKDMMLTEDLKKKQELKKAIDENRAKYREKLEAIKKITHTKEGAQVIKNLEEAISDAAQANNKIIELSMAGKNKEAIEIFNREVSPKLDRLEKALDDQVAFHNKTLNARLEKINSIIMREILVIVIFTAASILIGIGFAIFISRSVKNPVTELKEVLEKVAKGDLSVNVKMESKDELGVISQSLNEAIASIKKLIAESKTISTSLASSSEELSATTEEISRNLKSQTERASQIASAAEEMSQTVVDIAKNASNIAEVSVETAKVAKDGRDMTLNTANEIKVIEGAIQKLSEVINVLGDRSRQIGEIVTVIKDIADQTNLLALNAAIEAARAGEQGRGFAVVADEVRKLAERTTKATDEIAEMIRGIQSEVDVAEGSMEDATKKVASGVELSQKAAQILGQILNKAQELQSMIQQIASATEEMSSVTDHITQDIGSIAEGSKEISLAVDQSAQTATALARLGAELNTAIGRFKV from the coding sequence ATGTTTAAAAACCTTACAATTGGTAAAAAACTCACAGTTGGTTTTGGAGTTTTAATTTTGCTCTTAGCTTTATCAAGTGCTATAACTCTTATTCAATTACAATTCATAAAAAGTGATGTTTCAGATATTGACGAAAGAATTAAAAAACTCAACTATGCAGTGGGTATAAGAAGGATTGTTGTAGAAATAATTAATAATGTAAAAGATATGATGCTTACTGAAGATTTAAAGAAAAAACAGGAGCTTAAAAAAGCCATTGATGAAAATAGAGCTAAATACAGGGAAAAATTAGAGGCAATAAAAAAGATAACCCATACAAAAGAAGGTGCGCAAGTTATAAAAAACCTTGAAGAGGCAATAAGTGATGCAGCTCAGGCAAACAATAAAATAATAGAACTCTCAATGGCAGGGAAAAATAAGGAGGCAATAGAAATTTTTAATCGTGAAGTTTCACCAAAGCTTGATCGCCTTGAAAAAGCTCTTGATGATCAGGTAGCTTTTCATAATAAAACACTTAATGCAAGGCTTGAAAAGATAAATTCAATTATCATGAGAGAAATTTTAGTTATAGTTATTTTCACAGCTGCTTCAATTCTAATAGGCATTGGCTTTGCTATATTTATTTCTCGTTCTGTTAAAAATCCAGTTACAGAATTAAAAGAAGTACTTGAAAAAGTCGCAAAGGGAGACTTATCAGTTAATGTAAAAATGGAAAGTAAAGACGAACTTGGAGTGATTTCTCAATCACTAAATGAGGCAATAGCAAGCATTAAGAAATTGATAGCAGAGTCAAAGACCATATCAACCTCCCTTGCTTCATCTTCTGAAGAACTTTCAGCAACAACAGAGGAGATATCCCGTAATCTCAAATCTCAAACAGAGCGTGCCAGTCAGATAGCCAGTGCTGCAGAGGAAATGAGCCAGACAGTTGTTGACATAGCAAAAAATGCTTCAAACATAGCAGAAGTGAGTGTTGAAACTGCAAAAGTAGCTAAAGATGGAAGAGATATGACACTTAACACAGCCAATGAAATAAAAGTAATAGAAGGAGCAATTCAGAAACTTTCAGAAGTAATAAATGTTCTTGGAGATCGTTCCCGCCAGATTGGAGAGATTGTGACAGTAATTAAAGACATTGCAGATCAGACAAACCTGCTTGCATTGAATGCAGCAATTGAGGCAGCAAGGGCAGGAGAGCAGGGTCGTGGCTTTGCTGTGGTTGCCGATGAAGTGCGTAAGCTTGCAGAGAGAACAACAAAGGCAACTGATGAGATAGCGGAGATGATAAGAGGCATTCAGAGTGAGGTAGATGTTGCAGAGGGTTCTATGGAGGATGCTACAAAGAAGGTGGCAAGCGGAGTTGAGTTAAGCCAGAAGGCAGCACAGATACTTGGCCAGATATTAAACAAAGCACAGGAACTGCAGAGTATGATACAGCAAATAGCCAGTGCAACAGAAGAAATGAGCTCAGTTACAGACCATATAACACAGGACATTGGAAGCATTGCAGAGGGTTCAAAAGAGATATCACTTGCAGTTGACCAGTCAGCACAGACAGCAACTGCCTTAGCAAGATTAGGTGCAGAGCTTAACACTGCCATTGGCAGATTTAAAGTTTAA
- a CDS encoding prepilin-type N-terminal cleavage/methylation domain-containing protein gives MLLQSKKGLTLVEVAIVLVILGLLVGLGASLIGPLTKRAKLTETRDIVNAATESVIGFTAKNNRLPTSTEFPQVVRNPNDSWGKGLVYFVDSALTNPPSNPAEGICGRKTTNVIVCTDANCNNQIQNVAFIVVSGGPNYNVQTGPLTNSPCPPGKTCYRVYPQDTPNIDDYSGDFTRQQEYDDIVKWVSLDELRIKAGCQGAQLKILNNELPYGYVGQSYEAKIYAEGGVPFSSGGKYRWCIEVNPSLSGFDVSQLTISSDCLGLAEASWRQADYITISGTPNTPGTYLLTFFARDNQDPTGSNDNIAQKTLVLTINPFGGGGGGGGGCASYALSISNQGNSKSFRIDSGPCQNLGNGDSSYISGLGNSSVLTVYINTWCWGTILLSGTMQNLDTNGDCQVNVSCQGNNCIAN, from the coding sequence ATGCTACTTCAATCAAAAAAAGGGCTTACACTTGTAGAAGTAGCCATTGTTCTTGTGATACTGGGCCTTTTAGTAGGTCTTGGTGCAAGCCTTATTGGTCCGCTTACAAAAAGGGCAAAACTAACTGAAACAAGGGATATTGTGAATGCAGCTACAGAGTCAGTGATAGGTTTTACGGCAAAAAATAATAGATTGCCAACATCTACAGAATTTCCTCAAGTAGTAAGAAACCCTAATGATTCATGGGGGAAAGGACTTGTTTATTTTGTTGACAGTGCCTTGACTAATCCGCCATCTAATCCTGCTGAAGGAATTTGCGGAAGGAAAACCACAAATGTAATTGTTTGTACAGATGCAAACTGTAACAATCAAATTCAGAATGTAGCTTTCATAGTAGTAAGTGGTGGTCCGAATTACAATGTTCAAACAGGACCTTTAACAAATTCTCCATGCCCTCCAGGAAAAACATGCTATAGAGTGTATCCGCAAGATACTCCAAATATTGATGATTATTCTGGTGATTTTACAAGGCAACAAGAGTATGATGATATTGTTAAGTGGGTAAGTCTTGATGAGCTTAGAATAAAAGCAGGATGTCAGGGAGCTCAGCTTAAGATTTTAAACAATGAATTACCGTACGGTTATGTAGGACAATCTTATGAAGCCAAAATTTATGCGGAAGGAGGAGTCCCTTTCAGTAGTGGCGGAAAATACAGGTGGTGTATAGAAGTTAATCCTTCTCTTTCAGGATTCGATGTTAGTCAACTCACAATTTCATCAGATTGTTTAGGACTTGCAGAAGCCTCATGGAGGCAGGCTGACTATATCACAATATCTGGCACCCCAAACACACCAGGAACTTATCTGCTTACTTTTTTTGCAAGAGATAATCAAGACCCGACAGGTTCAAATGATAACATTGCTCAGAAAACTCTGGTATTAACCATAAATCCTTTTGGCGGCGGCGGAGGAGGAGGTGGTGGTTGTGCTTCCTATGCTCTTAGTATTTCTAATCAGGGAAATTCAAAGTCCTTTAGAATTGATTCAGGACCATGTCAAAACTTAGGCAATGGAGACAGTAGTTATATATCAGGTCTGGGTAATAGTAGTGTTTTAACTGTTTATATAAACACTTGGTGCTGGGGCACTATATTGCTTTCTGGAACGATGCAAAATCTTGATACCAACGGTGATTGTCAGGTTAATGTATCATGTCAAGGTAATAATTGTATCGCTAATTAA
- a CDS encoding tetratricopeptide repeat protein — protein MIFKTKKGIPPGLLTIIRANEKTPKKPIFLIILSLLIVAIGFVGSFIYNHYIESELKSSNKPVQYSTLGPNPSQEKKYTQSSTEPASVQVKSMETENINQNLKTKHTTKPLKQEKVAKQTTQKKQSNKPAEIPFEQFNAETVKAVDYLYRAQDFESRGNYSDAISEYREYLRITGKQDPKILDKIATLYLMIGDLREASHYAQLSLNQAPDNVSIIINYGVIQAKMGNLTKAEECFRKVLSMNPDNKTALYNLALLKEKKKQYEEALKLYERLYQLGDPQATEAIQRIRSYK, from the coding sequence ATGATATTTAAAACTAAAAAAGGCATACCACCAGGTCTTTTAACAATTATAAGAGCAAATGAGAAAACTCCGAAAAAACCTATTTTTTTAATAATACTATCATTACTGATTGTTGCCATCGGTTTTGTTGGAAGTTTTATTTATAATCATTATATAGAATCAGAATTAAAAAGCTCTAACAAGCCTGTTCAATATTCAACATTAGGGCCAAACCCTTCGCAAGAAAAAAAATATACTCAATCAAGTACAGAACCAGCTTCTGTACAAGTAAAATCTATGGAAACAGAAAACATTAACCAAAATTTAAAGACAAAACATACAACAAAACCTTTAAAGCAGGAAAAAGTAGCAAAGCAGACTACACAAAAAAAGCAGTCTAACAAACCTGCTGAAATTCCTTTTGAACAGTTTAATGCAGAAACAGTCAAAGCAGTAGATTATCTTTACAGAGCTCAGGATTTTGAATCAAGGGGAAATTACTCTGATGCAATCTCCGAATACAGAGAGTATCTTAGAATTACGGGAAAGCAGGATCCAAAAATTCTTGATAAAATTGCAACCCTTTATCTCATGATTGGTGATCTTAGAGAAGCTTCCCATTATGCCCAGCTGAGCCTGAATCAAGCTCCGGATAATGTTTCAATAATCATTAATTACGGTGTAATTCAGGCAAAGATGGGAAATCTCACAAAGGCTGAAGAATGTTTCAGAAAAGTTCTTTCTATGAACCCGGACAACAAAACAGCACTTTATAATCTCGCACTCTTAAAGGAAAAGAAAAAACAATACGAAGAGGCATTGAAACTATATGAGAGACTTTATCAACTTGGTGATCCTCAGGCTACTGAGGCAATTCAGCGCATAAGGTCATATAAGTAA
- a CDS encoding NAD(P)H-hydrate dehydratase: MLAVIGTVPEEDFPVTSGKAQLEGNFLIVEGRKISIQRGTPALIASACKILEISGKAALYVYLAGDTGKGYGSRRLYEFFVKEIKNHDFDTLTFHYLMPDADWCNKILLAIGELYKRPFLIADAGFMYAAKMSGNASCFDLFTPDPGELAFLADEKAPHPFYTRGFLLQDESRVEELIERAYKHKNAAKYLLVKGRADYIVKQGRIIDIVSEPCIEALEPIGGTGDSLTGIVSALIDSGYEVEKACSMAARINRIAGQLSTPEPSTQISEIIKFIPDAFNLLI, translated from the coding sequence ATGCTTGCAGTCATAGGCACTGTTCCAGAAGAAGATTTTCCTGTTACTTCTGGAAAGGCTCAGCTTGAAGGCAATTTCTTAATTGTAGAGGGTAGAAAAATTTCCATACAGAGAGGCACACCTGCTCTGATTGCATCAGCATGCAAAATTCTTGAAATATCAGGTAAAGCTGCGCTATATGTTTATCTCGCAGGAGATACAGGAAAAGGCTACGGAAGCAGGAGATTATATGAATTTTTTGTCAAGGAAATTAAAAATCATGACTTTGATACACTTACATTTCACTACTTAATGCCAGATGCTGATTGGTGTAATAAAATTTTGCTTGCCATTGGAGAATTATATAAACGCCCTTTTTTAATAGCTGATGCAGGATTTATGTATGCAGCAAAGATGAGTGGCAACGCCAGCTGTTTTGACCTTTTTACACCAGACCCTGGAGAGCTTGCTTTTTTAGCTGATGAAAAAGCTCCACATCCCTTTTACACAAGAGGTTTTCTCCTTCAGGATGAAAGCAGAGTTGAAGAACTCATTGAGAGAGCCTATAAACATAAAAATGCGGCAAAATATCTGCTTGTTAAAGGCAGGGCAGACTATATTGTAAAGCAGGGCAGAATCATAGATATTGTATCAGAACCTTGTATTGAAGCTCTTGAACCAATTGGTGGAACAGGAGATAGCCTCACAGGCATAGTTTCTGCTTTAATTGATTCAGGATATGAAGTAGAAAAAGCATGTAGTATGGCAGCCAGGATTAACAGAATTGCAGGACAGCTGTCAACTCCAGAACCATCAACTCAGATATCAGAGATTATAAAATTCATTCCCGATGCATTCAACTTACTTATATGA
- a CDS encoding DUF3343 domain-containing protein: MKILKKLFKHRTTPTQRGILIFENTSEVIRAERLLKEHGYEIKVVGPPPHVRKGCDLAIEFSVVEAMGILNVLEAQRLMPLDFLPSNDGNLKPVDLFHVKDYGRFIMVRAANMKITVHKSSLTIVNVSGGGCPDVPYLAACLIGKKINEATEPRMLGHTLCGYALQLAYDKIKELCLQS; this comes from the coding sequence ATGAAGATATTGAAAAAATTATTCAAACACAGGACTACTCCCACTCAGAGAGGAATTCTTATCTTTGAAAACACATCAGAAGTCATAAGAGCTGAGAGGCTTCTAAAAGAGCATGGATATGAGATCAAAGTTGTAGGACCACCTCCACATGTAAGAAAAGGATGTGACCTTGCAATAGAATTTTCTGTTGTGGAAGCAATGGGAATCCTTAATGTTCTTGAAGCTCAGAGGCTTATGCCCCTTGATTTTTTGCCTTCCAATGATGGCAATTTAAAACCTGTTGACCTCTTTCATGTTAAAGACTACGGAAGATTTATCATGGTAAGGGCAGCAAACATGAAAATAACTGTTCATAAAAGTAGCCTTACTATTGTTAATGTTTCAGGTGGAGGATGCCCTGATGTTCCATATCTGGCAGCTTGCTTGATTGGTAAAAAAATTAATGAAGCAACAGAGCCGAGAATGCTCGGACATACTCTCTGTGGATATGCACTTCAGTTAGCCTATGATAAAATAAAAGAATTATGCTTGCAGTCATAG
- a CDS encoding sulfurtransferase TusA family protein, which translates to MAEIVDARGLSCPEPVLLTLEAIKKLGKGEIEILVDTDTSKENVSRAATSMGWQIVEITEETTGYKVRIKKD; encoded by the coding sequence ATGGCTGAAATTGTTGATGCAAGAGGACTTTCATGCCCTGAGCCTGTGCTTTTAACTCTTGAGGCAATAAAAAAGCTCGGCAAAGGTGAGATAGAGATTCTTGTTGATACTGATACATCAAAGGAGAATGTGTCCCGTGCTGCTACTTCAATGGGATGGCAGATTGTAGAGATAACCGAAGAGACAACAGGCTACAAAGTGAGAATTAAAAAGGACTGA
- the yedE gene encoding YedE family putative selenium transporter: MEFKNFFATRSGIIFVGLIIGVLAPVLQNLGNPPNMGICVACMERDIAGALGLHRAAVVQYMRPEIIGFVLGAFLSALAFKEYRPRGGSAPFIRFILGVFAMIGALVFLGCPWRTILRLAGGDGNAIFGLLGLIFGIWIGTRFLKAGYSLGRTQSAPSKAAGIAFPLLMLSFLLLLLIDPQPAGEGRGMLLFYSIKGPGSQHAPLFISLGIALLIGVLAQRSRFCTMGAFRDLILFKQGHLFSGVAAFFIAALITNLILGQFNPGFEKQPIAHTMQLWNFLGMTLAGLAFTLAGGCPGRQLFLSGEGDADAAVFASGMIVGAAVAHNFGLASSPAGIGPNGAVATIIGLIVCVIIGLTMRRR; the protein is encoded by the coding sequence ATGGAGTTTAAGAATTTCTTTGCCACAAGAAGTGGCATTATTTTTGTTGGTTTAATTATCGGTGTGCTTGCTCCTGTGCTTCAGAATCTCGGAAATCCACCAAACATGGGTATATGTGTTGCCTGTATGGAAAGAGACATTGCAGGCGCGCTGGGACTTCACAGGGCAGCAGTTGTTCAGTATATGAGACCTGAAATTATAGGATTTGTTCTTGGAGCTTTTCTTTCTGCCCTTGCCTTTAAAGAATACAGACCTCGTGGAGGTTCAGCACCTTTTATAAGATTCATTCTTGGTGTTTTTGCAATGATAGGTGCACTGGTGTTTTTAGGGTGTCCATGGAGAACAATTTTAAGGCTTGCAGGTGGAGACGGAAACGCTATTTTTGGCTTACTTGGGTTAATTTTTGGGATATGGATTGGAACAAGGTTTCTTAAGGCTGGTTATTCACTGGGAAGAACTCAATCAGCTCCATCAAAGGCTGCTGGAATTGCCTTTCCTCTTTTAATGCTGAGCTTTCTTTTACTATTACTGATTGATCCTCAGCCAGCAGGTGAAGGCAGAGGAATGCTGCTATTTTATAGTATAAAGGGACCTGGCTCACAGCATGCTCCTTTGTTTATATCACTTGGGATTGCTTTGTTAATCGGTGTTCTTGCTCAGAGAAGCAGATTCTGTACAATGGGAGCATTCAGAGACCTAATACTTTTCAAGCAGGGGCATTTATTTTCAGGCGTGGCTGCATTTTTCATCGCTGCTTTAATTACAAATCTTATACTCGGACAATTTAATCCTGGCTTTGAAAAACAACCAATTGCCCATACAATGCAATTGTGGAACTTTCTTGGAATGACTCTTGCCGGACTGGCTTTTACCCTTGCAGGTGGTTGTCCTGGTAGACAACTTTTTCTTTCAGGAGAAGGAGATGCAGATGCTGCAGTTTTTGCCTCTGGTATGATTGTTGGTGCAGCAGTGGCACACAATTTTGGATTGGCAAGCAGTCCAGCAGGAATTGGTCCAAATGGAGCTGTGGCAACAATAATTGGGTTAATAGTTTGCGTAATAATTGGTTTAACAATGAGAAGGAGGTAA